CCGCGGTAGCGGTATCCTTCGCGCGGACCGATTCGCTTTTTCCCGCGTGGAACTTTTCGCCTTCACGTGGTCCGAGTATAACCTCCCGGCCGATCTCACCCACAGGAACAACAGCGGTGCCGGGCTGAAATTCGTGCTTTTCCGGAACTACTTCTGGAAGATGGACCTGAGTGGCGCCCCCGTGTACCAGTTCGAAAAGTACCGCACGCGCGAGGATACGCGGACCTGGCGCTGGTCGTGCAGGTACCGGGTGCTCGCGACCCCGGTGAAATATACCACGCTTTCATTCATGTTTTTTTATATTCCGCGCATCGACCAGGTGTCGGACCACAGGACACTCGTTGACGCGAAGCTCTCGGTGAGCGTGACCAGGGACATATCCTGTGCCCTGGGATACATACGAAGTTACAACTCCGCGCCCTTCCCGGGGACGAGCGGGCTGGATACCAACGCGTACGCCCAGGTGGCGCTCAAGCTGTAAACTCCTTCAATCCTCGAGAAACTTTTTCGCGAGGTTCATCTTGTGCTCGATCAGGACGAGTGAGTTGACGAGGAAAAACTTGTCATTCCTGAAGGTGAGCAGGGTCCGGTACTGCTCGTACGCCGTTTTATAATCCTTGAGCTTGTAGGACGACTCCGCGTAGTAATAGTGAAGCGATTTGTCGTATTCCCCTTTCGTGTCGATCGATTTTATCTGTATGATCGCCTTGAAGTATTCTTCGCGGTTAAAATGGATTTTCGCGATGCCCAGCAGCCCGTTGGGATACCGGGGATCGAGCTCCAGCGAATACGAGTAGTATTTTTCCGCGTTGGAGTACTGTCCGCGCGAGTAATAGATGTCCCCGCTCTGGCTGATCGCGACAAGTTCCTTCGGGTTCATGTGCAGCGCGGCCTTGAACTGCTCGAGCGCCAGGTCGTCCTTCCCGCGCCTTCCGTAAATGTAGCCTATCTGGATGTAGGTGCGCGGATATTCGGGAAGAATATTCTGAGCCTTCGTAAAATGAAGCAGCGCCGTTTCAAGGTCGTTCAGGTGGATATAGCACAGGCCCAGGTTGTAGCGATACGGAAGGAAAAGCGGGGCGTGTGCAAGGGCGCGCTCCAGCTCACGGGCGGCCTGGGCGTAGCTGCCTTCCGCCATGAGTCCGGCGGCGCGGTTGTTCGCGGTCGAGAGCTCGTTCTCGCCCGTACACCAGAGCACCTCGTCCTTCGAATATATCTGCCGTAAGGGTGCGGATTCAATCTCTTTGGGGACCGGCTGTTCAAGTCGTTCATACAAGTTTGAATCGCCGCCCGCCAGTCCGACCGCGGAGACCGTAAGAAAAGCGGCGCATATCAGCGCACAGGGCGGAAAAAGGCGCAGGATGTTCATTTACATACTGTACTGTGCGCGGCCGGTGGTTTTCAATCCTTTTCCGGTAATATCGGACCCCTGGCCGTCCTTTGAGAACCGTGTCTGTGCCCGGCTTTGAAGACCGGGCACAGTTCAACACTGACCACAAAAAACCGAATATGGTTGACAAATCCAATCAATATTAACTAATGGTAAATATTTACTATTACACAATATTTATATGCCATGGCTGAGTGACTATGAACCTGGGCGCGATATTACGGCAAAAACGAAAGGAAAAAAAACTCACCCTCAAGATGGTGTCCGAACGGGCGGGGATTTCGGAAGGCTTCCTGAGCCAGGTGGAGAACGACGTTAACTCCCCCTCGGTGGACACCCTGGTCAAGATATGCGGTTCGATCGGCATCGAGGCCGGCGACGTTCTCAACCAGGTGAGCAAGATGGAAAAATTCGTCGTCATCCGCAAGTCCGAATGGAAGGACGCGGAACTGCCCACCTCCGGGTTCATCACGCGGCGCTTTTACGCCCCGGAGAACCGGTCCGTGATCGACAGCTCGGTGCTGGTGCTCGAAACGGGAAGGCAGATCCCGGTGCGAAAGAATATCAAGAACAGTCAGGAAGTATTGACGGTGCTCCACGGTGCAGTGGAGCTCGTGCTGGGGGAC
The sequence above is a segment of the Spirochaetota bacterium genome. Coding sequences within it:
- a CDS encoding DUF481 domain-containing protein, with protein sequence MKLNLPAVPIALLLAAAVVRPVSAEESPGGESIVSYVHPVKKEGEEKVWFLTLGGLYERKQGNTDTLRSNLLAEIKYDDELSSVIASYQGFYGTAHDKKNEDRGSGILRADRFAFSRVELFAFTWSEYNLPADLTHRNNSGAGLKFVLFRNYFWKMDLSGAPVYQFEKYRTREDTRTWRWSCRYRVLATPVKYTTLSFMFFYIPRIDQVSDHRTLVDAKLSVSVTRDISCALGYIRSYNSAPFPGTSGLDTNAYAQVALKL
- a CDS encoding tetratricopeptide repeat protein, whose translation is MNILRLFPPCALICAAFLTVSAVGLAGGDSNLYERLEQPVPKEIESAPLRQIYSKDEVLWCTGENELSTANNRAAGLMAEGSYAQAARELERALAHAPLFLPYRYNLGLCYIHLNDLETALLHFTKAQNILPEYPRTYIQIGYIYGRRGKDDLALEQFKAALHMNPKELVAISQSGDIYYSRGQYSNAEKYYSYSLELDPRYPNGLLGIAKIHFNREEYFKAIIQIKSIDTKGEYDKSLHYYYAESSYKLKDYKTAYEQYRTLLTFRNDKFFLVNSLVLIEHKMNLAKKFLED
- a CDS encoding XRE family transcriptional regulator, with protein sequence MNLGAILRQKRKEKKLTLKMVSERAGISEGFLSQVENDVNSPSVDTLVKICGSIGIEAGDVLNQVSKMEKFVVIRKSEWKDAELPTSGFITRRFYAPENRSVIDSSVLVLETGRQIPVRKNIKNSQEVLTVLHGAVELVLGDNTLTLSQGDSVHYWSVPDRQMITNTAKDLAVVLWVGTQ